The genomic DNA CATAGAAAACCGTTCGTTTATCAGGACGATTTGGCATTAAGATTCGAACATCTATCCCACTCAATGCAGCAACTCGAAGTGCTGTTAAGATGTCATCATCTGGAATGAGATATGGAGTCGCAATCCAGATCGATTCTTTGGCAGAAATAATCATTGAGAAGAAGACATTTTTAATAACTTCTAAGTCATTATCTGGCCCACCTGCAAGCATCTGAACGCCTCCTAGATTATCACTTTCCACCAAATCAGGAGATAAATAACTAGGGGTGAGCAACGTTTCTTCAGTCATATAATACCAATCTTGCAGAAAAATAATTTGCAAACTACGAACTGCTTCTCCTTTAACATATAAGTGTGTATCTCGCCAGTGACCGAAATACTCGTCTTTTCCTAAGTACTCATCTCCGACATTCAATCCACCGACAAATGCTTCATTTCCATCAATGACAACTATTTTTCGGTGATTTCTGAAATTTAATTTATTGTTAATAATAGGTATCTTAACTGGTGAAAAAGGAACCATTTCTACACCAGCATTTTTTAATTCTGTTATATACTTTTGTGAAAGCTGCCAAGAACCTACAGCGTCATATAAGAATCGGACCTTAACTCCATTTTTAGCTCGCTCTTCTAAAATTTCTTTTAACTCATTTCCAATTCCATCATGACGCACAATATAATATTCCAAATGAATGTGATGTTCTGCATTTTTCAAAGCTTTCTTCAACTCATTAAACTTTTGCTCACCGTTCGTAAGCACTCTCGTATCAGTAGAAAAAGAAATTGGACTTTTCCCAAGCTTATGAGCTAATTGGAATAGAAGCTTCTGATGGTCACCCATCTTCTGTATCTCATCATTTGGTAATGGTCGTTGTCCTTCTATTTTCGCAAATGCCTGTTCATCTAACCAAGCCTTCTTCTCATATGTACGTCTTTTACGATAACTTTGTCCGAACATTATGTAAAAGAAAAAACCAAAAACAGGAAAAACAGCTAGTACAACTAACCATGTCAATGTCCTTGTAGGGTGACGGTTCTCAAAGAAAATTAAAAAACCTATAAAAACGGCTGAAAGAGAAAATAGAATACTTACTAAACCAAGTAACCACCCTTCCCATAACCCTTTTGTTACAAACATACCAATTGCAATAAATAATGTAAATACAAATACTTGTACACTCTTCTTCATCACATATACCCCTTACTATTCTACAGCATTAATATATTCAGCTTCTTTTACAACCCCTTGTTCTCATTAACATCTCAATAAAGTGAAAATCCTATTAGTTGATAATTAATAAACTCTTATTATTTTACTGCATAGACGTATGATTTCAAACCAAATTATGAAAATTTTACTGTTCATTACATCATTTACTATAAAGTGAAACTTACATTATTGATGTTTTTCTTCATGAACCACTGATGTTTTCTAAGTTATATAGTAAGAGTCTGCGTCAGTTGACACGTGATAATTTCAAATAAAAAAATAAGCCGATTTCACCGACGTGAAACCGACTTAAGCTTGGAACGGAAAGTATTTTGTTATTTCTTGAAGAGCATTTTCAGCAATAACCTTCTTACCGTATTCTTCAATTCGATGAATCGTAACCCTTGATTCTTCACCATATTCAAGAACTTGGCTTAACAGATTATCTTGTTCCTCATCATTGTACCGTTCATCTTCAAAACCTGTATAAAGGTAGTAACGATTATCGTAATGATATAACTGTTGGAAGAGACCCTCAGCATTGAAGTTGTAAGCCAATGCAATCACATCTTCAAAATCATTAAAAACAATCACAAAACGTAATTGCTCTTCTTCATTTACAAAACCTTCATCTTCTTCTTCATCATTATCATCACGAAATTGTTGGTCAAGCATTGATTCAATTTGCTCATCAACCGGCACTTCAAGGTGTTTACCTTCTGAAATAGGAAGTTCTAGTTTCTGACCATCTTTCGATAATTGAGCGCGTGTAACGATTACCTCAAGTCCCTTCTCTAACGCCTGAACTTGAATCCATAATGGTCCTTCAACTGGAAATTCTTCCTCACTATGCACCTCGTCCATCATTTCCCAAAACAGTTCTTCACTACGTTCACGGTTATACCAAATTTCCTCTCGATCAAAGCCACGTTCCTCTATATCATGATACGTTACGTAGAACTTAACAGTATTTTCATTTATACGTTCGATTTCCATCGACTTTCACTCTCCCTTCTTTCAGTTCATTGGCTTGAAGGGACAAATTCTTACCCCTTGAGTACGATACTCATATTCTATAATAAGTTATAGACGCTGTTCATATTTTCGGTAAAAATTGCCGTGGAATTTACGAGTTAGCTTGTGTTCTACACATATTTTTCACACACGCTTAGATGCCCACTGTTTCGATTCCTTGGTTACTTCGGTTCTTAATACATATAGAACCTTGTACTTCTATTTTATGATAAATCAAAACAGAATGGAAACAAAAAATCTTATACACATAAAAAATAGTCAAATGTCTATGTACTGCCTACTAACACACTACTTCCATCAGTGAAACAACTTCTCGAATTACAGATTCATTATAAAAATTCAAATTACTTTTGCTTCATCTTACTATTATTAAAAGTGGATACTTTTCAAATTA from Bacillus solimangrovi includes the following:
- the cls gene encoding cardiolipin synthase, with the protein product MKKSVQVFVFTLFIAIGMFVTKGLWEGWLLGLVSILFSLSAVFIGFLIFFENRHPTRTLTWLVVLAVFPVFGFFFYIMFGQSYRKRRTYEKKAWLDEQAFAKIEGQRPLPNDEIQKMGDHQKLLFQLAHKLGKSPISFSTDTRVLTNGEQKFNELKKALKNAEHHIHLEYYIVRHDGIGNELKEILEERAKNGVKVRFLYDAVGSWQLSQKYITELKNAGVEMVPFSPVKIPIINNKLNFRNHRKIVVIDGNEAFVGGLNVGDEYLGKDEYFGHWRDTHLYVKGEAVRSLQIIFLQDWYYMTEETLLTPSYLSPDLVESDNLGGVQMLAGGPDNDLEVIKNVFFSMIISAKESIWIATPYLIPDDDILTALRVAALSGIDVRILMPNRPDKRTVFYASRSYFPTLLETGVKIYEYERGFLHSKIVIVDKELASMGTSNMDMRSFHLNFEVNAFLYRTKSTETLVNDFINDLEHAKEVDYELFKKRSFKQRLFESTSRLLSPLL
- the mecA gene encoding adaptor protein MecA, whose translation is MEIERINENTVKFYVTYHDIEERGFDREEIWYNRERSEELFWEMMDEVHSEEEFPVEGPLWIQVQALEKGLEVIVTRAQLSKDGQKLELPISEGKHLEVPVDEQIESMLDQQFRDDNDEEEDEGFVNEEEQLRFVIVFNDFEDVIALAYNFNAEGLFQQLYHYDNRYYLYTGFEDERYNDEEQDNLLSQVLEYGEESRVTIHRIEEYGKKVIAENALQEITKYFPFQA